In the genome of Hyphomicrobium sp. ghe19, the window GAGGGCGCGTCAAACCCTCCTCACGGCTGCTCTTCCGATGACGATTTAATTCAAGCTGTGTGGCGGCGTATATGGCTAACACTAGTGCCCGCGTTGAGCTTGGCGCCCTTCCTCGCCGGCGGCCTCCCCGGACCTGGGCTTCCATGTTTTCGAAGCTCGATACGTGCGTTTCGGTGTTGGCGATCTTCGAAGCTGCATCGGTCATCTTGGCGGCATCCGCTGCCAAATTCCTTTACATCGATCTCTGCATCGGCCGACTTCAACCGTGGTGGCCGTATTTGGCGCCTGCTCCCCTGTTGGCGACCACGCTTTATCTTTTCCTGAAGCGGGCCGACCTCTACGACCCGAGTTCTATCAGCCAACCCGCCGTGCCATATGGCCGGATCTTCGGCGCGTTGGTGACTTCGTTCCTCCTTCTTCTCGGAATTTTGTACATTCTCAAGGTCGCGGATTGGTACTCGAGAGGGTGGTTTCTCACGTGGTTCGCCATTAGCGCGTTACTTTTGATCACTGTACGGATCGCTGGAATGCACTATGTGCGCCGGATGGTGGCGCAAGGCAGAATTCGGCAGCGGATCGCAATGTTCGGTGATCCCGATTTCATTACAGCCATGAAAGCGAGCGTCGAAACTGCAGATCCCTCACCTGCGATCGAAGGGATTTATCTGGCGCCGACGAACGCTCGTCCCGAGAATCTTCATTCCGATGGCGGTCTCGAAGAGCTTAAGAACGCGATCGAGCGGAGACGGTACGATACAATCATAATCGGCTTCCCGGCCGAACACATCGAGTCCATCAAAGCGGCCGTGAACGATCTGGCTTCGTATTCCACGGAACTGCTACTCTGCACGAAGCTCGAACGCGAACCACTTATTGTTCGCGGAGCACGACAAATCGGAACGCTTCGGGCTGACATCGTCAATTTGGTGCCGTTGTCGGAAAGCAATCGCGTTCTCAAGGCGGCCCTCGACTACATCTTGGCAGGAGCCGGTCTTTTCCTCTTGTCGCCCCTCCTCATTCTTATTGCGATCGCCATCAAACTCGATAGCCCGGGACCCGTGTTCTTCCGGCAGCGCCGATACGGTCAGAACAACCGCATCTTCCGGATATACAAATTCCGAACGATGCTCGTCACCGAAGACGGGCAGCACATCAAGCAGGCGGAACGCAACGACCCGAGAGTTACACGCATCGGATGGTTTCTGCGCCGCACGAGCCTCGATGAGCTCCCGCAGTTGATCAACGTTTTGACTGGCGACATGTCGATCGTCGGCCCCCGTCCGCATGCCTTGGCTCACGATCAATTATTCGATCAGCAGCTCGATCTATTTTCGCTTCGCCGTCGCGTTCGTCCGGGCTTGACGGGATGGGCTCAGGTTCATGGCTTTCGCGGCGAGACCAAGACGACCTTGGATATCAGAAAGCGCGTGGAACATGATCTCTATTACATCGACAATTGGTCGATCTGGCTCGACCTTGAGATCGTGATGCGCACGTTGTTCGTGCTCTTTCGAGGCGCGTACTAAAATAAGCTCTGGCGGCCGTTTCTTGAAATGCGGATTTTCGAACACGCGACGATAGCAATCAGTGCCAAAGAGGCAGACTTGCGGCGCGATGTTCATGTGCAAACGCTGCGAGGAATAGCTTGTCTTCTCATCGTCGCTTATCACGTCACAGGGACCGACGGGACCCACGGCGTTGAGATTGCGGCTGATCACCCGCTCGCAATATTTAATCTTCTGTTGGCCCCGGTTCGGCTTCCGCTCTTCACTTTCATTTCCGGCTACGTGTATGCCATGAGACCAGTCAGGGTCGGAGGTGGATCGCAATTTCTATTTGGCAAAGCTCGCCGGCTTCTGGTTCCCCTCGTCGTCGTGGGCGGACTTTATTTTCTTATTCAAGATCATGTGCCGGGAACACACTATTTTCTGCCGCTGCATGACGTTTGGCAAATTGCCATGTTTCCCTATCAGCACTTATGGTACCTGCAGGCGCTGATGCTGATTTTTACGACCACCGTCGTCCTCGAGTCTCTTCGTCAAATGGAGAATCTGAGGAGTTGGCTATTGGTGCTAGCGGCAAGCATCCTGATCTATGTGTCTATCAAATTTCCAATCGATCTGGTCGCGATCAACGAAGCCCTGTTTCTTCTACCCTTTTTTACACTGGGCCTTGGAGTTCGACGCTTCCACGAAACACTCACAACACCACCATTGGGAGCAGTGTCAGCGTTTTTTGCCCTGCTGGGTATATTCGCATATTTTTTGATGATCATGAGATCCGTCGCTTTCACTGAGCTTGATCAAGATCTGCTGCGGATAGTGATCGGAATGCCCGCATGCGTTGCGTTGTTCTGTTTTCAGGTGGAGTGCTTTCCGATCGCGTGGATTGGTGAATTTTCCTATGCGATCTATCTGTTCCATATCCTCGGCACCGCTGGCGCTCGGATCTTCTTGATGCGATGCGGTGTCACCGACACAAGCCATCTCATAATCGCATCGTTTTTAGCTGGCCTGAGCCTCCCTATCCTGATTCAGATCTTTGCAGATCGTTCTAAGGTCGCGTCCTTTCTTCTGCTTGGCCGAAATCCAAAGCGGGCCAGAGTCCAAACATCATTACCAATCTTGGCTCCGTGATCCTGCGGCTGTCGGGTTGGTCTTTAATAGGTATCCGCCGCCTCATCGCAGAAAAGACAGATGAGCGATGCCCTGCTCACGACCCGACATGTCGGACCCTCTGCGAGCGGCGCATCGAGATGGACATCTACTTCATCGGAAGACACAGTTGCGATGGCACCACCGGATGAGCACGTATATCGACCAGACTCGCGACCAGTACATCCCCGGAGCCCCGTCCAGGAAGGCGCGCCAGAGCCCCGCCACCGCTGCAGGATCGAGTCCGACTGGAGCGATGGCCTGCGGATCCCGCATGGTCTGGTCCATAGCGTCCTTGAGGCCACGACGGATCCAGCGATCGAACGGCAGCACGAATCCACTCTTGGGCCGGTCGAAGAGCGACGGATCGAGGCCGCGCAAGCCAATGCGCCGTAACATTGCCTTGCGCCGTAACGGCGCGTAGCGCACCTGATCCGGCAGACGGTCTACGCTCTCGAAGAGCACCTGATCCACTAGCGGCACTCGCTGCTCCAGCGAGGCGGCCATACTCGCCACGTCGTTGTCGCGAAGCAACCGTTCGCCCAGGAAGAGCCGCTGCTCCATGACGCTGATCGCAGAGAGCGGTGTACGGCCCCGAGTCTCGGCGTCGAGACGTCTGCGCATCTCTGGTGTCAGGCCGTCGGCCAACACATCAGCAAATCCGGGCGCCAAGAGCTCACGCTGAAAACCGGGGAGGAAGAGCGCGTAGGCGAGCTGGTAAAGCGAGAGCAGATCATCGGCGTGGCGAACCATCTCTGGAAGCTTGGCCCAGCGGGTCTGGGGCGGCACCGCCCCTCCGGCCCGCCGCAGCGGCCAGGTCGCGAGTGTAGCCGCTGCCGCTTGCAGTTCGCGCGGCACCCAGCTGATGCGCTGCGACCATTGCTGGAGGACCGGAAGATCGCGGTAGGAGGTGTAGCCACCAAAGAGTTCGTCGCCCCCCGTGCCCGACAACGCCACGGTAAACCCGGCGTCGCGTATGACCTTCGACATGTAATAGGCGTTCAAACCATCGAAGGTCGGCTGATCGAGACTATCGAGCGCCGAGTCGAGCTTCTCGACGAAATGCCCCTCCGTCAACACGACCTCGTGATGCTGGGTTCCTATAGCGGCCGCAATCCGGCTCGCGATTGGCCCCTCATTGAGTTCCTGTTCCTCGAACGCCATCGTGAAAGTGTGGATCGGGGTCTGCGCAGCGCGCTGCGCTATGTTGGCTATCACGGAAGAGTCGACACCGCTCGATAAGAAAACCGCGACGGGCACGTCGCTGGCGAGGTGGAGCTTGAGCCCATGCTCGAGGACAGCTGCCAAGCCGCTTTCATCCATCGTCTGATCGGGGGACCGCTCGGGGATGCTCCAGTAAGTCTCCTGGCGGACTTCATTGCCTCTACCATCCAACTCGAGCAGAGAGCCCGGCCACATAAGCTCGACATCTTTGACGGCGCTATTGGAGCCGGTCACAAAGCCGTTCCAGACACAACTGGCGACAGCCCGAGGATCGAGTTGGGGTGTTCCCAAAAGTCCGGACGCGAGGAGCGCGCGGAGTTCCGAAGCAAAGGCGATCGACCATTCCGCGTTTGTGTCCGTCGCGCGCGCTACATACAGAGGCTTGATGCCCAGAGGATCCCTGGCCAGCAGCAGTCTGCGCTGCTTCGGATCCCAGCAGGCGAAGGCGAACATGCCGCGCAGCCAGCTCACTGCAGACGGTCCATGCAGCGCGAGCGCACGCAGCATAATCGCCGTATCGCCTGTGGACTTGAACTCTTGTCCCTCGCCGACCAAGCGCTCGCGCAATTCTGAAAAGTTGTAGATCTCGCCGTTAAAGACCACGACATGCCCGGTCACCGGGTCGATCATAGGCTGGGCGCCAGCGGACGAGAGGTCGAGGATGGAAAGCCGGCGATGGGCCAACAGCGCGCCCCAACCGCGGTCATCCGGTTCGGCGGTCCAGATTCCACTGCCGTCCGGGCCGCGGTGGATAAGAGCCTCGCTCATGCGCTTCAGTGCGGAGCGATTGTTCTCGTCCAGCCGTCCGATAATTCCGGCGATGCCACACACAGGGCGGAACCTCAAGAGAGAAGAAAGGCTTCAGATTGGTCGAGCCAGAGGCTCATTCTTGGCGACCGCTCTCCTGCCCCGCCTCGTCCTCACTAAATCTGCGATTACAAAGACGCTGACCCATTAGGATAACGCGAGGTCAGCCAACAAAAGTAAAGTCGGCCTGGCAATTATGGTCAAGGCGCCGGGATTCATACCCGGTTCGTATCAAGTGTTGCCAATCGTTGGCTCCGGCGAACGAGGCCGCCTGGAGCTCCATTTTGGATGCCAGTATTACGGCGAGACCACGGTGGTCGTGCTGTTTGTAAGGACGTGAGCGCCCGAAGCGATATCGGCGACTGTTCGGCCACTGACCATTGCGCCCGAGGCCGTCGATGTCCAAGTATTCACGTACAAGAGGAACTTCGTGACTTCGGTGGACTCGGCATTGGCCGCGTAGATGAGGTCTTTATCGCGCATCTGGAACCGCTGCCCGAGGAAGAAGCTGGACGGATCGCGGAAATTGGCTCTGTAGATCGTCGGAATCACCCTCTGGTCGGGTGCGAATTTCTTCAAGTCGACGCCCATTCTAGAGAGTGTCTCACGGCGCTCCGGACGGTACAGGAAGACCTGCGCCGGATTAGCGCGCGCATCGGCAAGACCTCCGGCTCTCGCTATCGCTTCATTTAGAGATAGCCGCTCTTGGTCAAACGCGTACTGAGCGCTCACCGCCGATGAATTGCCGCCCTCCACGACGCCGTTGCCAATGGATGCCAATGCACCAAATCCGATATAGGTCTTCGGTTCGCGCGTGACATAAATCACGTCACCTGCCGCGACAAAGATGTTCTCTGCCGGGTTTGTAATGAGCCTCGTGAACGGAACTTTAGCGATCTGACCTTTGCGCTGCAGTGTCACCAACAGGTCGTAACCTGCGAATCTGCCTCCGCTGGGAGCGGCACTTCCACCCCCTCCGTTGGCTTTGGAAATCATATCCAAAATCCGCTCGCCGGAGCCGATTAGCTTTATTTTATTGCCCCCCGCGTCTCCAATCACGGTGACTGAGTCGGCGTTCTGTTCGACGATATTGACAATGACTTGCGGTTCTATCGCGCGCTTCGCGAGTTTCGCTTCGATGTCCCGCTGGACTTCGGGCACCGTACGCCCCGCTGCTTTGACGGATCCGGCGTACGGAACCGAGATGTTGCCATTGCCGCCGACCGCTTGTGATGGAAGCGTAACGTAGTTGCCTGCACGGGAGGCATTCTCCCCGGAGGTAAACAGGCCGCCTGTCGATGATTCGAAGATCGATACCTGGAGAACGTCACCAACGCCGACTCTGACTACCGGCGCCGGGCCGCGTTGCGTGCCAAAGGTCCGGTATAGCGAATCGGGTGCAATGTTCTCTAATACGTCAATGACAATCGGACTGATATCTACAAGAGCGTAGTCGTACGCGGCGACCTCTCGCGGTGTAGAAACTTCCGTAGTCGCTCCGCGATGGATTTCTCGATATTCGGGCCCGTTTACAGGGAAATGCGAGCATCCCGACAGCACAAAAGCCGCCAGCAGCGGCAAGCGCGCGGCGACCGGAGACAATGCCTTCTGCACGCCAAACAAGGTGCGCATGACCTTATCGGTTATACGCATGTTGGGCACGACAGTGCGCTCGGTGTGAGCGACCAGCACATTCCCCAATTGACTTCCCCCACGGAACTTCAAGTCGGAAAACTAATGATCAGATTAGTGGTTGGAAGTGCTCATATGCGATTCGTTCGAGTTAAGCATAATGGAAAAGCCAAATGGGCCACGCCGCACACTGAGCATTTGCTCAAAGAATAGCTGAAGGCCGTTGAACATGCTGCAATTCAGCCACACGCCCTGGCCAGACTATGTGCTGATGCAATCAGCGATGTCCCGATGGTTAAGAAAGGAGCCTCTACATCTCACCCGAGATAGTAGGCTCCCACTCTCCTGCCTTTGTAGGCTTCGATGCTGCGCAAGGTCGCCGGATCGGCCTTGTTGAGGATCGCGCAAACGATGCGATCACGGATGCCTTCCACTTCCGAAAGAGCTTCCTCAACAAGACGCTGCTTGGTCTCACCCCACTCGATGACAAAAACGAATTGATCAATGAAGCGCTCAATAATCTTGACGTCTACAACTGACATTATCGGCGGAGCCTCAATCACGATGAAATCATAGGCTTCGCGGGCCACTTCGAGAAGCTTCTCCATCTGAGAAGAGCCGAGCAACTCGGATGCATTGACGATAGGTTCGGACAGAACGCACGGTAGCACATCCACTTTGGAGCGTTCGCGCCTGACCACTAGAGACGAAAGCCGCGATGGATCGGCCAGAGCCTCGATCAATCCCTCGTTGGCATCGGGCACCAACTCCCGTGTAACCATCCGCCGACGCAAATCGCAGTCGATGATCAGCAGTCGCGACGTCGCGGACATGCTCATGAGATCCGCGAGGTTATTCGCGACAGTTGTCTTGCCTTCCTGTGAAACGGAAGAGACGACGCAAATCGTCAACCCGCCTTTTTTATTTCGCCGTGTAGCTTTGATCAATGCGCGGACATGCCGAAATTGCTCCGTAAATCGCGAGTACGGAGCCTCGACGACATAGTCGGCGATACTGGCGGACTTTTGTTTGCGTATCGTTTCCAAGACGACGCAATAAAGCCCAGTAGCGCGCTTCACTTGATCTGGCCTGCGGAACACGCCAGCCGTCCATTCTCTCGCTACCGCCGTGCCCATGCCTGCAAAAAGGCCAAAAACTATACCTGCTCCGAGCACGAGCAACGATTTGCTGCTCTTGTGCAACGGTGGGGCTGCCCTCGTGATGATATGGGCGTCCTCGTTCTCAAGCCGACTCTGATTCATCTCATTGAATTTGCGCAGAGCGGAATTGTACAGCGCACGGAGTGCACGCGCAGTTGTCTCAAGCTCGCGATACTTGATCTGTAATTGTCCGTCCAATTTGGACACCCGAGCTGATAGCTCATCATTCCGGTTCGTTGTAGATTCTGCAACGGAGAGATCGCTCAAATCCCCGGCCTGCTCCGTGTCTATGGCGTCCACCGCCGCACTGTCGGACACCGAATTCTCCTCGGGCGCCGCAGCAATTCGTAGTTCCTCATTTCGAATAGCGTTGTCCAGGTCGTCCATCTGCTTACGGAGCTTGATCACCGCGAGATGCGCCGGTCCTAATGTATGCTCTAGCTCGCGGGCCTTGGTTGCCACGTCGACATACTGAGACCGCAGCCTCATGATCAGCTGGTTGTCCGGGACCGCATTGAACAGATTGTTTGTCTTTTTGAACTCTTGCAGCTCTCTGTCGGCTTTGAGAGATTGTTGTTTAAGGTCCGTCAGCCGGCTCTCCAGCAACTGGCTCACCATTTTACCGGAGTTGATTTTGCGCCGCTCAATATTGGCGATGTAAGTGTCCGCGATGGCGTTGGCGATTTTCGCCGCCTTCATAGGATCCGGCGAAGCGTAGGTTACATTGATTACGTTCGGGACATCCGCACGCTCCACAGTCAGTCGAGTCAGAAGCTTCTCGACAGCAGTCCTTTCAAGCGCGGTATCGAGGTCGATAGACGTCCCCGATTTCAATCCAAGAGATTGCTTTATGGATTCTTTCAGCTTCCTGAAGCTGGCCCCGATGCTTTCAGCAGCACATCCGATGTCGGCGTTGACCAAACAACTGGACAAGCTCGGCGAGTCCGGTGAAATTTCCGAGCGTGGTGGGCCAACGAATTCTGGATCGTGAGCCAAGTCCAAAGAACGGACGACCGGAACAATAATACTGTCGGACGACAGCACATAAATCTGGCCGCCGAGATCCATATCGTCGAGCGTCGGCTCGTCGATGATTTTATTGGTCTGTAAGTATCGATTAACAGACCGATCCAACAGAATACGCGCGCTACTTTTATAGATTTCAGGGGCAATCACGACATACGTGATTCCAGCGGCCAAACCGACCAAACATCCAATCAGCGGCAAAAGCCACGATCTCCGTAGGATCCAGAAAATGTCCGAGACCCTGACCGGTGATCCATTGTTTGCTTGATAGGACGCGTCGAATCCAGACGGATACTCATTGTCGGGGACGCGGATGTTCGATAAGTCCAATGTTGTTTTTCCACTCATTACGCTGAAAGTTCTTGCACGATCAATGAGCCAGGATGGGTCAAGTACTGGGCAATTGCAAGTAACGAGCCAACCTAGCAATTGATCGCCTTTTTGGTGCAATCCCTCTCCGTTGCAGATCATACATTTAACGACGCCTGCGTGGCACGGTAGATTAACTTCCATATCATTGAATAAACGAATGTGCCCATCGGCCCATTTTGGCTGTCGTCCGGCATCGATACAAAAGGGGACACCATTTTTTTTGATGGTCCATTTCTTGAGTGAGTGGCTTGCCAATTTCAAAATGGCACGTCGCGTGCTCCGAACCTCCGTGGCCGGCTCTAAAGATGACAGAACAACGACTGAATATTCTCCATGTCTCGCAGATGCCGGCCAGCCCTCCGCGTTTTGGCGCCCAGGCTCGGATCCACGGGCTGTTGACCGAATTGGCGCGACATCACGATGTCACGGCAGTCAGCCTGGTCGACGATGGCTTCAATATCGATGAATGCCGGCAGGCAATGGAATCCTATTGCCGGAAGGTTTATCTGCTGCCGAACCCCAATAGTGCGAATGGCGTCAAAAAGCGGCTGAAGCAGCTAGGTTCACTGACGTCGCCACTTAGCTTCGAGCGTCTTATTGGTACCGTTCCTGCACTGCAGGATACGTTGGACCGGGTCTTGCGAACAACGCGCTTCGATATCGTGAACCTTGAGTTCACATTTCTGGGTCATTGCAATTTGCGCCAAGCGCCGCCGGGGGGGAAAAAGCCTTTGATATTCGTGGATTCCCATAACATCGACTATGAACTCGCCCGACAATATGCGAGGTGCTCGGGCAGCTTGGTGCGACGTCTCTATGCCGAAGTGAATTGGCGTAAACTACGGCGAGAAGAGTTGCAGACCTACGCCGACGCCGACGGTGTCTATCTTTGCAGCACAAATGACGAGCGGCGGCTCCTCGATGAAGTCCCGGGCATTCGCACCGCCGTGATCCCCAACGCCGCAGATGTCGAATACTATCAGCCAAGTCCAGGAGATCCCACGCCCGATGGTCGTACGGTAGTATTTTTCGGCCTTCTTTCATACGTCCCAAATATTGATGGCGTCACCTATTTCCTCCGGGATATCTGGCCACGCATCGCCGCGGCACATCCGAATTCACGCTTAAAGGTCATCGGCGGCAATCCGCACCCTTCACTGCGAGCCTTTGCCGGACCGCAGATTGAGTTCACAGGATTCGTGCCAGATCTTCGCCCCCATCTTGCTGAGGCTGCGGCGGTAGTCGTGCCGCTGCGCCTCGGGGGCGGGACACGATTGAAGATCGTCGAGGGCATGGCGATGGGGAAGGCAATAGTGTCCACCACGTTGGGCGCCGAAGGTATTGAGGCCGTTGACGGCCGGGACATTCTCATAGCTGATACCCCCGCGGCGTTCGCGGACTCGGTGAACCGGCTGCTGGCTGATTCCGCCTTAGCGGCGCACATCGGCAAATCGGCCAGGCGGCTTGCGGTCCAACGCTATTCATGGCGCGAGGCGGCCAGTGCGCTCGATCGCTTCTATCGTCGGATCCCGGGGAATGATCCATGACGGCCATATCCAATGCTGGAGGAAAGAGGGAGGATAGCGCGAGATCCCCATTCGTAACTCCCAAGGAACTCATGGGTCATTTGCCAGGACTTGACGGCATCCGCGGCTTTGCTGTGCTCCTCGTGATGGCTGCCCATTTCGTGGGAGGAGCTCCCGCCGTCACTGACTGGCAAAAAATTGTCGTCGAGGTGGCCACTCGCGGTTGGATGGGCGTCGACCTATTTTTTGTCTTGTCCGGGTTCCTGATTACGGGGATCTTGATCGAGGCCAAAGGTAGCCCCAACTACTTCCGCAACTTTTATGCCCGCCGGACCCTGCGCATATTCCCTCTCTACTACTTCGTTCTTGTTTGCCTTTTTTTGATCCTTCCTCAATTCGCGACGCTTTCACCGCTCTTGGAATCGGCGCGGACGCATCAGATCTGGTTGTGGACGTATACGTCGAACTTTTATATCGCGACGACGTCGTCCTGGGTCTCGCTGAATTACGTCAGCCACTTCTGGTCGCTCGCCATAGAAGAGCAATTTTATCTGCTTTGGCCTTTGGTTGTATTTTTCTCTTCCCGGCTCACCCTCGAGCGCATTTGCCTTGGCGCCCTCGTCTTCGCACTCGGCTTGCGAATAGCGCTCGCATTTGCCGGCCTCAGTGAACTCTCAATTTCTGTTTTGACCCCCTGCAGAATTGATACGCTATGCTTGGGGGCCTTCATTGCTTTGCGCATCCGCCGACCCGGTGTCTTGTCAGCATGGGTCGAGAAGGCCGGGCTTGCTGCGGTCATCTTCGGAGCAGCTTTTGTCGTCGTGGTGGCAATGTATTCGCTCGCCCCGTCCACGTCGCGCGTTCTGCATCAATTGCGCAATTCGCTCGACGCCTTCTTTTTCGCGGCTTTGATTTTGGTCGCCCTGAAGCCGCCGTCCAACGTGATTGCAAGGATATTTCAAGGCCGGGTACTGGGATTCTTCGGAAAGTACAGCTACGGCCTCTATGTCTATCATGCCCTTTTGTCATGGTACCTGTATGAGGCAGCCGTCGACGAGAAACTCGACGCGCTGCTCGGCAACCACACGCTCGCTATGGTGGCTCGCGTCGTCATTGGCGTAGGTGTCTCGATCCTGATTTCTATGCTCAGCTACAATCTCTTCGAACGAAGGTTCCTCGCGCTCAAGCGGTACTTCGACGACACACCTTCCAGCGGTGTGTTCGATGGCCGGAGCACTGCATCGACGGTGCAAGTGGGGGTATCCTCTGCATTTCAGTCGGGATTAGATAAGTCGTAGCGAATTGCGACATCAACCGACTGGTGGCATCAACAATGCAGTTCGGCATGAACGATTTCACCCGACATCAGTAACGATAGGCTCACGTTAATGTCGATCATAGATAACTGGAAATGCTATAGCACAACCTCACCTGCAGGCTGGTTCGGACCCATCCTCTCCTGTTGTTGACGGCGTTGTGTGCCCGCAACGTTAAGCGCACGAGAGAGCCGATACGCTCACCTCAGAGAAAGACCGAATGTCAAAAGCCGCGACGCGTTTTGTGCCATCCCATCGGTCTCGATCCAAGAGCGAAGCGTTTGCCATAATACCAATCGTGGTCTTTGCTTACGCCATAATAGTAGAGCCTCTCCTCGGTTTCCTTTCAAGCCCCACCAATGCCATCGGCTTATCAGGCGCTGCCGCAGTCGAGGCCCTCATGAGGCCGAGGATTGAGAATAAAATCTTCTGGCCGGTGATCACGGCAATTACCGTATATTACGTCGCCAAGAATTTGCCTCGACTTAAGAACCTTCCGCCTCACATCATTCTTCTGCTGATATACTTGGCCTACGCCGGAACAAGCGTGCTGTGGGCCTTCAATCCGGGGCTGACGCTGACGCGGTTTGTACTTCAATCGATGATCGTAACGTGCATCGTTCTGCCGATCATTATGGCGGATAAGAATGCAGATGTAATTCCTGGCATTTTCGGATGCTTCGCGTGCGCGGTGATCTTGAATCTTCCCATCGTGCTCTCCCAGACCCCAATCATCTACGACACCTGGAAAGGCCCGGAGATCATCGGGTATCCTGGATATTTTTCATTCAAGGGCGAGCTGGGAGAATGCGCTGCGGTTGCTTTTTTGTTGTCACTTCACGAGCTGTTTTACCGCGGACGACGGCGCGTGATCGGATTGATCGTTCTCGTTATTTCCGTCTACCTCGCAATCGAGAGCAAGTCTAAGGGCTCTCTTGGCATGGCCATTATTTCCCCGACGCTAGCGTTGGCAGTCCTGTTTATTGGAAGGCTGATACGCACCTCGCCCGCGCTCACTTTGCTGCCCATCCCCCTCACCTATTACGTGATGTCAAAAGTATACGGCAACATTCTCAACCGGATATCTTGGTACGCCCTCGGAAACTATGATCTGTCAGGACGCGCATATATCTGGAATTTCGTCCAGTATGAGATTTCGAAGAAGCCCATCTTGGGATGGGGATATCAATCATTCTGGCTCGTTGGGCCGAATGGGCCCAGCGTTTTGGAAGCACCAGGCTGGATCAAAGGTATGCCGTCGGGCCACAGCGGCTATTTGGATACAATGCTTGAGCTGGGCTACGTCGGATGGATGCTGCTTGTAGCTTTCATATTTGCGACGCTGCACGCCATAGGGCGGGTCGCGGAGCGCAACTTACTTCGTGCATGGCTGCTGCTCACTCTTGCACTCTTCGTTATCCTCTCGAATTTCCTTGAAAGCATATGGATGCGCGGACAAGGCACTTTGTGGGTCACATTTTTGGTCGTTGTCGCTGACGCCGGCCGGTATTGGAGACGTGCTCCTTCCGTTTCGAGGCACCCTCAGCGGGCAGTGACGCGTGTGTGATCCGCTCAATCCGCCCGCGACGCTTTTTCACCGCAGGCGCTTGGATTGCCGTCGAAACGTGCGCGCGCAGGAAGCACTTTAATTTTCGTATCGCCGAGTGGATCGATCCAGGGCCAAGCGCAATTCCCGAAGAATGCTGGCTTGCTCTTCAGGTAGAGTGAGCTTGGAATTTCTTGGGCTGGACGATCCCATTTCACAGTGTTGGTCGCGTAGTCAAAGTTACCGTCACGGATTGTCGTAGTGACTACCTTCGGATCGTAAGTCTTTATTTCGGGCGCCCCGGTGCTATCCGGCGCACCCAAAGTGTACATCGCCACCGCATGCCGATCGCCGAAAGGATAGGTGTCCTCGTACACGAAGCTCGAATATGGTTTGGGGCTCATGCCCGCGTATCCGATCACGTTGCCAATCAACGAATACCAATAGTGGTGAGCGGCTACCCAAACACCATAGCGATTGTCCTTGTCCCGGGCGAACCCGAGCTTGGAGACGTCTCGCCTGAGCGTCGTTGCGTGATTTCGGAAGTATGTAATGTAAATCGCATTGCCCCAGCGCCCATCTGAAGAAAGGTTGAACGCTTCGTTGCCCTCGAACAGCACATGATGCGAAGTCGTCATATGCGATGCGTTGAGACCATTCTCTTGCATCG includes:
- a CDS encoding AAA family ATPase — encoded protein: MDLSNIRVPDNEYPSGFDASYQANNGSPVRVSDIFWILRRSWLLPLIGCLVGLAAGITYVVIAPEIYKSSARILLDRSVNRYLQTNKIIDEPTLDDMDLGGQIYVLSSDSIIVPVVRSLDLAHDPEFVGPPRSEISPDSPSLSSCLVNADIGCAAESIGASFRKLKESIKQSLGLKSGTSIDLDTALERTAVEKLLTRLTVERADVPNVINVTYASPDPMKAAKIANAIADTYIANIERRKINSGKMVSQLLESRLTDLKQQSLKADRELQEFKKTNNLFNAVPDNQLIMRLRSQYVDVATKARELEHTLGPAHLAVIKLRKQMDDLDNAIRNEELRIAAAPEENSVSDSAAVDAIDTEQAGDLSDLSVAESTTNRNDELSARVSKLDGQLQIKYRELETTARALRALYNSALRKFNEMNQSRLENEDAHIITRAAPPLHKSSKSLLVLGAGIVFGLFAGMGTAVAREWTAGVFRRPDQVKRATGLYCVVLETIRKQKSASIADYVVEAPYSRFTEQFRHVRALIKATRRNKKGGLTICVVSSVSQEGKTTVANNLADLMSMSATSRLLIIDCDLRRRMVTRELVPDANEGLIEALADPSRLSSLVVRRERSKVDVLPCVLSEPIVNASELLGSSQMEKLLEVAREAYDFIVIEAPPIMSVVDVKIIERFIDQFVFVIEWGETKQRLVEEALSEVEGIRDRIVCAILNKADPATLRSIEAYKGRRVGAYYLG
- a CDS encoding glycosyltransferase family 4 protein — its product is MTEQRLNILHVSQMPASPPRFGAQARIHGLLTELARHHDVTAVSLVDDGFNIDECRQAMESYCRKVYLLPNPNSANGVKKRLKQLGSLTSPLSFERLIGTVPALQDTLDRVLRTTRFDIVNLEFTFLGHCNLRQAPPGGKKPLIFVDSHNIDYELARQYARCSGSLVRRLYAEVNWRKLRREELQTYADADGVYLCSTNDERRLLDEVPGIRTAVIPNAADVEYYQPSPGDPTPDGRTVVFFGLLSYVPNIDGVTYFLRDIWPRIAAAHPNSRLKVIGGNPHPSLRAFAGPQIEFTGFVPDLRPHLAEAAAVVVPLRLGGGTRLKIVEGMAMGKAIVSTTLGAEGIEAVDGRDILIADTPAAFADSVNRLLADSALAAHIGKSARRLAVQRYSWREAASALDRFYRRIPGNDP
- a CDS encoding acyltransferase, with translation MTAISNAGGKREDSARSPFVTPKELMGHLPGLDGIRGFAVLLVMAAHFVGGAPAVTDWQKIVVEVATRGWMGVDLFFVLSGFLITGILIEAKGSPNYFRNFYARRTLRIFPLYYFVLVCLFLILPQFATLSPLLESARTHQIWLWTYTSNFYIATTSSWVSLNYVSHFWSLAIEEQFYLLWPLVVFFSSRLTLERICLGALVFALGLRIALAFAGLSELSISVLTPCRIDTLCLGAFIALRIRRPGVLSAWVEKAGLAAVIFGAAFVVVVAMYSLAPSTSRVLHQLRNSLDAFFFAALILVALKPPSNVIARIFQGRVLGFFGKYSYGLYVYHALLSWYLYEAAVDEKLDALLGNHTLAMVARVVIGVGVSILISMLSYNLFERRFLALKRYFDDTPSSGVFDGRSTASTVQVGVSSAFQSGLDKS
- a CDS encoding O-antigen ligase family protein, giving the protein MRPRIENKIFWPVITAITVYYVAKNLPRLKNLPPHIILLLIYLAYAGTSVLWAFNPGLTLTRFVLQSMIVTCIVLPIIMADKNADVIPGIFGCFACAVILNLPIVLSQTPIIYDTWKGPEIIGYPGYFSFKGELGECAAVAFLLSLHELFYRGRRRVIGLIVLVISVYLAIESKSKGSLGMAIISPTLALAVLFIGRLIRTSPALTLLPIPLTYYVMSKVYGNILNRISWYALGNYDLSGRAYIWNFVQYEISKKPILGWGYQSFWLVGPNGPSVLEAPGWIKGMPSGHSGYLDTMLELGYVGWMLLVAFIFATLHAIGRVAERNLLRAWLLLTLALFVILSNFLESIWMRGQGTLWVTFLVVVADAGRYWRRAPSVSRHPQRAVTRV